The window AGCACCTTCACCTGGTGCTGGGCGAACAGCGCCTCGGTCTCCTGGAGCACGGTCGCGGGCACGTCGGTGCCCTCCTCGACCGCCTCGCTGAACTCGGCGGGGGTCTTGTTCTCGAGCCCCATGGCCTCGAGCAGGTAGAGCGGAACGGGCTCCGTGATCGCGACGCCGGTGCCCGTGAAGGAGCTCGCGGCCTCGGCGGTGCGCGACTCGAGGCCCTCGATCTTCGTCGTGAAGTCGGCGCTGTTCGCGGTGTAGGTGGACGCGTTCGCGGGGTCGATGGTGCCGAGCTGGGTCGCGATCTCGTCGGCGACCTTCGCGACCGTCGGGAAGTCGTACCAGACGTGCTCGTTGAGCTCTTCGCCGTCCGCGGCGGTCTTGCCCGACACGTCGACCGCGTTGATCACGGGCGCGGTTGACTTGCTGCTCGCGAGCATCGTGTCGACGAAGTCGTCGTAGCCGCCGCCGTTCTCGATGACGAGCGCGGCCTCGCTGAGGGCGAGCTGCGTGCGGGAATCGGCCTCGTACTCGTGCGGATCCTTGTCCGGGTCGTCGATGACCGACGTGACCGACACGTGGTCGCCGCCGACGACCTGGGCGATGCTGCCCCACACGTTCGTCGATGCGACGACGTCGATCGTTCCGCCCGCACTCGCGTCGGGCGAGTCGGTCGCGGCGGGGCCGCCGCCGGAGCAACCTGCGAGAAGGGCGGTCGCCGCCGCGGCGGCGACGAGGAATGGAAGGGACCTGCGACGCTTCATGCGTCCTCACCTGGTTTCTGTCGATGCGTTCCGTGGCGCCGGGTCGCGGGGCGCGTGGTGCGCGCGGCGCGTGGTCTCGACGTCGGCTTCATGCTGAGAAGGGTTATCAGTATATATCCGTCCGGGCGGTGCTCGTGTGCACGTGGTGGGATGCGCCTTGCGGTCCCCGGGCGTGTCGCGTAAGCTCGATCCTTGGTGTGCTCGGGGTTCCCCTCCGGGTGCAGCCGCACCCCGTCCGGATCGAACGGGGCGCAGACAAGAGATCTTGGGCTCGACCGTCCGGTCGAGCGGTATCGATGGAGGAACCAATGGCCGCAGTGTGCCAGGTGACCGGAGCCGTTCCCGGCTTCGGACACAGCATCTCGCACTCGCACCGTCGCACGAAGCGTCGGTTCGACCCGAACATCCAGAAGAAGACGTACTACGTGCCGTCGCTCAAGCGCAAGGTCACCCTCACGCTGAGCGCCCGTGGCATCAAGGTCATCGACGCGCGCGGCATCGACTCGGTCGTTGCC is drawn from Pseudoclavibacter chungangensis and contains these coding sequences:
- a CDS encoding metal ABC transporter solute-binding protein, Zn/Mn family, with the translated sequence MKRRRSLPFLVAAAAATALLAGCSGGGPAATDSPDASAGGTIDVVASTNVWGSIAQVVGGDHVSVTSVIDDPDKDPHEYEADSRTQLALSEAALVIENGGGYDDFVDTMLASSKSTAPVINAVDVSGKTAADGEELNEHVWYDFPTVAKVADEIATQLGTIDPANASTYTANSADFTTKIEGLESRTAEAASSFTGTGVAITEPVPLYLLEAMGLENKTPAEFSEAVEEGTDVPATVLQETEALFAQHQVKVLVYNEQTSGPSTDAILNAASTNGVTAIGVTETLPDGTDYVDWMSGYIDQISAALSA
- the rpmB gene encoding 50S ribosomal protein L28 — protein: MAAVCQVTGAVPGFGHSISHSHRRTKRRFDPNIQKKTYYVPSLKRKVTLTLSARGIKVIDARGIDSVVAELIAKGVKL